The Mycolicibacterium mageritense genome contains a region encoding:
- a CDS encoding alpha/beta fold hydrolase, whose translation MTVHHRYATVDGQRLFYREAGSPDAPTIVLLHGFPTSSYMFRDLIPRLADSYHVIAPDHLGYGHSDAPAATEFDYSFDALADLTEGLLAQLGVSRYAIYVQDYGAPIGWRLALRHPEAITAIVTQNGNGYDEGFVESFWTVVWDYQREQTPETEAGVRTALDVEGIKWQYLTGVSDESLVNPDTWVHDAAIVSRPGNDEIQLKLFRDYATNAPLYPALHEYLRTSGVPVLAVWGEGDPIFGPDGARAFAKDSVDPEIHLLDGGHFLLETHVDEVAGLIDGFLQRRVR comes from the coding sequence CGGGCAGCGCCTCTTCTACCGCGAGGCCGGCTCGCCCGACGCCCCGACGATCGTGCTGCTGCACGGCTTCCCCACGAGCTCATACATGTTCCGCGACCTCATCCCCCGGTTGGCCGACAGCTACCACGTCATCGCGCCTGATCACCTCGGTTACGGACACTCCGACGCACCTGCGGCCACCGAGTTCGACTACAGCTTCGACGCGCTCGCGGACCTGACCGAGGGCCTGCTCGCCCAGCTCGGGGTGTCCCGTTACGCGATCTATGTCCAGGACTACGGCGCTCCGATCGGCTGGCGGCTGGCACTGCGACACCCGGAGGCCATCACCGCGATCGTGACCCAGAACGGCAACGGCTACGACGAAGGCTTCGTCGAGAGCTTCTGGACCGTCGTCTGGGATTACCAGCGTGAGCAGACCCCCGAAACCGAAGCCGGCGTGCGGACCGCGTTGGACGTCGAAGGCATCAAATGGCAATACCTGACCGGGGTTTCCGACGAGAGCCTGGTCAACCCGGACACCTGGGTCCACGACGCCGCGATCGTGTCGCGGCCCGGCAACGACGAGATCCAGCTCAAGCTGTTCCGCGACTACGCGACCAACGCGCCGCTCTACCCCGCCCTGCACGAATACTTGCGCACCAGTGGGGTTCCCGTGCTCGCGGTGTGGGGCGAAGGTGATCCCATCTTCGGACCCGACGGTGCTCGCGCGTTCGCCAAGGACTCCGTCGACCCCGAGATCCACCTGCTCGACGGTGGGCACTTCCTGCTCGAAACCCACGTCGACGAGGTCGCCGGCCTGATCGACGGTTTCCTGCAGCGTCGGGTTCGTTGA
- a CDS encoding haloacid dehalogenase type II, with translation MRPELLVFDVNETLIDIDSLQPHFVRMFGDRSVLREWFGQLVMYSMAVTLAGRYTDFFTLGQSVLRMTADVHGVDITDADLAALADAMRTMPAHPDAAEGLQRLRANGFRLVTLTNSPHRHGPTPLERAGLTGYFEHQFSVDEHQAFKPAPAVYAGVAEHLNVAPAACMMVAAHMWDTIGAQAAGFRGAFIARPGNAILAAPGVPQPDVVASDLLQLNEILEKQS, from the coding sequence ATGAGGCCCGAGCTGTTGGTGTTCGACGTCAACGAGACGCTCATCGACATCGATTCCCTGCAGCCGCATTTCGTGCGGATGTTCGGCGATCGGTCGGTGCTACGGGAGTGGTTCGGCCAGCTCGTGATGTACTCGATGGCCGTCACCCTGGCCGGGCGCTACACCGACTTCTTCACACTCGGACAATCGGTGTTGCGCATGACCGCCGACGTCCACGGAGTCGACATCACCGATGCCGACCTGGCCGCGCTCGCCGATGCCATGCGCACGATGCCGGCCCACCCAGATGCCGCAGAAGGCTTGCAGCGTCTCCGGGCCAACGGATTCCGCCTTGTCACCCTTACCAATTCACCACACCGGCACGGCCCGACGCCGTTGGAGCGGGCCGGGTTGACCGGGTACTTCGAGCACCAGTTCAGCGTCGACGAGCACCAGGCGTTCAAGCCAGCACCGGCGGTATACGCGGGCGTTGCCGAACACCTGAACGTTGCGCCGGCCGCGTGCATGATGGTCGCGGCCCACATGTGGGACACCATCGGCGCCCAGGCTGCCGGGTTCCGCGGCGCATTCATCGCGCGGCCCGGCAACGCGATCCTCGCCGCTCCCGGTGTTCCCCAGCCTGATGTCGTCGCCTCAGATCTTCTACAGCTCAACGAAATACTGGAGAAACAGTCATGA
- a CDS encoding zinc-binding alcohol dehydrogenase family protein, which translates to MTTHMRAIVLDGFGGLDRLVYTDIPKPEPKAGEVVIQIKAFGINHAEMHMRRGEWAEAAEVSGIECVGIVDSCPGGEFPVGARVAALMGGLGRTVNGSYAEYTRVRAANVALIESDLPWDQLAALPETYATAWTCLFRNIDLQAGQTLVIRGATSSFGQAAVKLAVNAGAHVIATTRNPDRFALLEGLGARAEKEVPDLSAHIAESGHIDAVLDLVGNSTILDSLDMLRRGGTACLAGWLGGLDPIPDFNPLLRMASGVNLSFFGSFVFGSPGFPLSDVPLSDIAGQVERGELDAKPSRVFAFDEIREAHRVMEAGEAGGKMVVVV; encoded by the coding sequence ATGACCACACACATGCGCGCCATCGTCCTCGACGGCTTCGGCGGCCTGGACCGCCTCGTCTACACCGACATCCCCAAACCTGAGCCAAAGGCCGGCGAAGTCGTCATCCAGATCAAGGCCTTCGGCATCAACCATGCCGAGATGCACATGCGGCGCGGGGAATGGGCCGAGGCTGCCGAGGTCAGCGGTATCGAATGCGTCGGCATCGTCGACTCGTGTCCCGGCGGCGAATTCCCGGTCGGCGCCAGGGTAGCCGCGCTCATGGGCGGGCTCGGCCGAACGGTCAACGGCAGCTACGCCGAGTACACCCGGGTGCGAGCCGCCAACGTCGCACTGATCGAATCCGATCTGCCCTGGGACCAACTTGCGGCGCTGCCGGAAACGTATGCGACGGCGTGGACCTGCCTGTTCCGCAACATCGACCTGCAGGCCGGTCAGACCCTCGTGATTCGCGGCGCGACATCCTCTTTCGGTCAGGCAGCCGTCAAGCTCGCGGTCAACGCGGGTGCACACGTCATCGCAACCACACGGAACCCGGACCGCTTCGCGCTGCTGGAAGGCCTCGGTGCCCGCGCCGAGAAAGAGGTACCAGACCTGAGTGCACACATCGCCGAGTCCGGCCACATCGACGCCGTGCTCGACCTCGTCGGCAACAGCACAATCCTCGACTCTCTGGATATGCTGCGCCGCGGTGGAACCGCATGCCTGGCAGGCTGGTTGGGTGGGCTCGACCCCATTCCCGATTTCAACCCGCTGTTGCGTATGGCCAGCGGCGTGAACCTCAGCTTCTTCGGCAGCTTCGTGTTCGGCTCACCCGGCTTCCCGCTGTCCGACGTGCCGTTGAGCGACATCGCAGGCCAGGTCGAACGCGGTGAACTGGACGCGAAGCCGTCGCGGGTGTTCGCATTCGACGAGATCCGTGAGGCACACCGCGTGATGGAAGCCGGTGAGGCCGGCGGAAAGATGGTGGTCGTGGTCTAG
- a CDS encoding ABC transporter ATP-binding protein, whose product MRSIRRDCQVSSPNSSDPKGGLRIANVAHRYGQGDNKVTALGPVDLDVEPGAFLVLVGASGCGKSTLLRLIAGFETPSEGEVHVAGAPPTPGVTSGVVFQQPRLFPWRTVGGNVELALKYAKVPRERRAERREQLLERVGLEGTAKRKIWEISGGQQQRVAIARALAAETPLFLLDEPFAALDALTRERLQEDVRQVSAESGRTTVFVTHSADEAAFLGSRIVVLTRRPGKVALDLPVDLPRTGVDPHELRRSPEYLKLRTEVGEAVKAAAA is encoded by the coding sequence ATGCGATCTATACGAAGGGATTGCCAGGTGTCCTCTCCAAACAGCAGTGACCCCAAGGGCGGTCTGCGCATCGCCAACGTGGCGCACCGCTACGGGCAGGGCGACAACAAGGTGACGGCGTTGGGACCGGTGGATCTCGACGTCGAGCCTGGCGCCTTCCTGGTTCTGGTGGGCGCCTCGGGGTGCGGCAAGAGCACGCTGCTGCGGTTGATCGCGGGCTTCGAAACCCCTTCCGAGGGTGAGGTGCACGTGGCCGGTGCACCGCCGACGCCCGGGGTGACCTCCGGCGTGGTGTTCCAGCAGCCGCGGCTGTTCCCGTGGCGAACGGTCGGCGGCAACGTCGAACTCGCGCTCAAGTATGCCAAGGTGCCGCGCGAGCGCCGCGCCGAACGGCGTGAACAACTGCTCGAGCGGGTAGGCCTCGAAGGCACGGCAAAACGCAAGATCTGGGAGATCAGCGGCGGCCAGCAGCAGCGCGTCGCGATCGCTCGGGCATTGGCCGCCGAGACCCCGCTGTTCCTGCTCGACGAGCCGTTCGCCGCGCTCGACGCGCTGACCCGCGAACGTCTTCAGGAAGATGTCCGCCAGGTCAGCGCGGAGTCCGGCCGCACAACGGTTTTCGTGACCCACAGCGCGGACGAGGCCGCGTTCCTGGGATCGCGGATCGTGGTGCTGACGCGTCGGCCCGGCAAGGTGGCGCTCGATCTGCCGGTCGACCTGCCACGTACCGGCGTCGACCCGCACGAGCTGCGTCGCTCGCCGGAGTACCTCAAACTGCGGACCGAGGTCGGCGAGGCCGTCAAGGCCGCTGCGGCCTAG
- a CDS encoding taurine ABC transporter substrate-binding protein, which translates to MRFNKLLTVLAAATVALAGCAVDHSGQDAEKPTIRIGYQSFPSGDLIVKNNKWLEQALPDYNIKWTKFDSGADVNTAFIAKELDFAALGSSPVARGLSAPLNIPYKVAFVLDVAGDNEALVARDGTGVNSIADLKGKRIATPFASTAHYSLLAALAQNGLSASDVQLIDLQPQAILAAWDRGDIAAAYTWLPTLDQLRKTGKDLITSRQLAKDGKPTLDLGAVSDEFAAAHPDVVDVWRQQEARALGVIKDDPSAAAKAISAEIGLSPDDVAGQLKQGVYLTPAEVASPQWLGTDGQPGNIAANLQSASQFLADQKQIPQAAPLKTFQDAIYTKGLPGVLSKQQ; encoded by the coding sequence ATGAGATTCAACAAACTGCTCACGGTGCTGGCCGCAGCCACGGTTGCGCTGGCCGGCTGCGCGGTCGACCACTCCGGGCAGGATGCCGAGAAGCCGACGATTCGCATTGGCTACCAGTCCTTTCCGAGCGGCGACCTGATCGTCAAGAACAACAAGTGGCTGGAACAGGCGCTGCCCGACTACAACATCAAGTGGACCAAGTTCGACTCGGGCGCCGACGTCAACACGGCGTTCATCGCCAAGGAGCTGGACTTCGCCGCGCTGGGGTCCAGCCCCGTGGCGCGCGGGCTGTCCGCACCGCTCAACATCCCGTACAAGGTCGCGTTCGTGCTCGACGTCGCAGGTGACAACGAGGCGCTGGTGGCGCGCGACGGCACCGGCGTCAACTCGATCGCCGATCTGAAGGGCAAGCGGATCGCCACGCCGTTCGCTTCCACGGCGCACTACAGCCTGCTGGCCGCGCTGGCCCAGAACGGCTTGTCGGCCAGTGACGTTCAGCTGATCGACCTGCAACCGCAGGCCATCCTGGCGGCATGGGACCGTGGCGACATCGCGGCTGCCTACACGTGGTTGCCCACGCTGGATCAGCTACGCAAGACCGGCAAGGATCTGATCACGAGCCGGCAGCTGGCCAAGGACGGCAAGCCGACGCTTGACCTCGGTGCGGTGTCCGACGAGTTCGCCGCCGCGCATCCCGACGTGGTCGACGTGTGGCGCCAGCAGGAGGCACGCGCGCTCGGCGTCATCAAGGACGATCCGAGCGCGGCCGCCAAGGCGATCTCGGCAGAGATCGGGTTGAGCCCGGATGATGTTGCGGGACAACTCAAGCAGGGCGTGTACCTGACGCCGGCCGAGGTGGCGTCGCCGCAGTGGCTGGGCACCGACGGCCAGCCGGGCAACATCGCGGCCAACCTGCAGAGCGCATCGCAGTTCCTGGCCGACCAGAAGCAGATTCCGCAGGCCGCGCCGTTGAAGACCTTCCAGGATGCGATCTATACGAAGGGATTGCCAGGTGTCCTCTCCAAACAGCAGTGA
- a CDS encoding ABC transporter permease, which yields MSVFVDIVPSESETDSPRPVAPSNRWRALLTKAALPLLSVVVFFAVWQIVALAGIWNQTFVPYPSTVWRAFIDVSTTHDGARGYAGYTLIEHLYMTLRRVFAGVVIGVVVGVLLGLVMGSVGWLRSVLEPWLTFLRALPPLAYFFLLVIWLGIDEAPKITLLALAALPPAAVATTAAVVAAPVGLQEAARALGATRTQVIRDVVVPSALPETFTGIRLAVGMAYSSVVAAELFNGIPGIGGLVKDASNYNNTPVVLVGIFAIGISGLVIDGVLRAVERRAVPWRGKI from the coding sequence GTGTCTGTCTTCGTCGACATTGTTCCGAGCGAGTCCGAAACCGACTCGCCACGTCCCGTCGCGCCGTCGAACCGATGGCGCGCCCTGCTGACCAAGGCCGCCCTGCCGCTGCTGTCGGTCGTCGTGTTCTTCGCGGTGTGGCAGATCGTCGCGCTGGCCGGCATCTGGAACCAGACGTTCGTGCCGTACCCGAGCACGGTGTGGCGCGCGTTCATCGACGTCTCCACGACGCATGACGGTGCCCGCGGCTATGCGGGCTACACCCTGATCGAGCACCTGTACATGACGCTGCGCCGGGTGTTCGCGGGCGTCGTGATCGGTGTGGTGGTCGGCGTGCTTCTGGGCTTGGTCATGGGTTCGGTGGGCTGGTTGCGCAGCGTGCTCGAACCGTGGCTGACGTTCCTGCGGGCGCTGCCGCCACTCGCGTACTTCTTCCTGTTGGTGATCTGGCTGGGCATCGACGAGGCGCCGAAGATCACGCTGCTGGCGCTGGCCGCCCTGCCACCCGCCGCCGTGGCCACCACCGCGGCCGTCGTCGCCGCACCCGTCGGGCTGCAGGAGGCGGCGCGCGCGCTCGGCGCAACCCGGACCCAGGTGATCCGTGACGTCGTGGTGCCCTCGGCCCTGCCGGAGACGTTCACCGGGATCCGGCTGGCCGTCGGCATGGCGTACTCGTCGGTCGTGGCCGCCGAACTGTTCAACGGCATCCCCGGGATCGGCGGATTGGTCAAGGACGCAAGCAATTACAACAACACGCCGGTCGTGCTGGTCGGGATCTTCGCCATCGGGATCTCGGGCCTGGTGATCGACGGTGTGCTGCGGGCTGTCGAACGGCGGGCCGTGCCATGGAGAGGGAAAATATGA
- a CDS encoding DUF3159 domain-containing protein, with protein sequence MTDSPLEGLLARTGGIRGLVYSSLPVTTFAVTSAAFGRIPATVAALTAAALVLGWQLLRRESIRPALWGFAGVAACAGLALVTGKAKDFYLPGIWAALVMAVLFTLSIVIRRPLVGVVWAWATGRDGAWRRVPRVLLAFDLVTAVMAVVSWSRFLVQNYLYGTDQDSLLAVARIAMGWPLFLVTTSLILLTVRYAIRALPRVAA encoded by the coding sequence ATGACCGATTCCCCGCTCGAAGGACTGCTCGCGCGCACCGGCGGGATCCGCGGCCTCGTCTATTCGTCGTTGCCCGTGACCACCTTCGCGGTGACCTCGGCAGCCTTCGGACGTATCCCGGCCACGGTCGCGGCCCTCACGGCGGCCGCGCTCGTACTGGGCTGGCAGCTGCTGCGGCGGGAATCCATCCGTCCGGCGCTGTGGGGGTTCGCCGGGGTGGCGGCGTGCGCGGGGCTTGCGCTGGTGACCGGCAAGGCCAAGGACTTCTATCTGCCCGGCATCTGGGCGGCGCTGGTGATGGCTGTGCTCTTCACGCTGTCGATCGTGATCCGGCGCCCGCTGGTCGGGGTGGTGTGGGCCTGGGCGACCGGCCGCGACGGCGCGTGGCGTCGAGTTCCCCGGGTGCTCTTGGCGTTCGACCTCGTGACCGCGGTCATGGCGGTGGTGTCGTGGTCGCGCTTCCTGGTGCAGAACTATCTGTACGGCACCGACCAGGACAGCCTGCTCGCGGTCGCGCGCATCGCCATGGGATGGCCGCTGTTCCTGGTGACCACGTCTCTGATCCTGCTCACCGTCCGGTACGCAATTCGCGCGCTGCCCCGCGTCGCGGCCTGA
- a CDS encoding cytochrome P450 has protein sequence MSVGLWTRWLAMHAVPKAFMTVQGRTGNPLGALISSHGRGIDPYPLMEEIRRRGRLVRTPFVWATVDHAVSREILRDKRFGVTPPSGMEMPRPLRMLLDRTDPRVANPVEPPAMVIVDPPDHTRYRQLVAQSFTPRAIDKLDTRVAEVTAELIDRLESTPRPDLIADFAAALPVAMIAEILGLPTETHAQLLDWGHHGAPLLDIGIPWRTYRRGIEGLRGLDGFLAAHFARVRSGGADDNPFSRMAADHTLTDHELTANAALLIGAGFETTVNLIGNGIVMLLRHPDQLARLRDNPELWPAAVDEILRIDSPVQMTARTAQCDVEIAGQQLSAGSMVAVLLGGANRDPRVFPEPTRFDITRPNAREHLAFASGIHVCLGAALARIEGATALRVLFEAYPDLQLTEAPRPRGLVNLHGYLKLPAHLGSRRTEAAGLLC, from the coding sequence ATGAGCGTCGGATTGTGGACACGCTGGCTGGCCATGCACGCGGTGCCGAAGGCCTTCATGACGGTTCAGGGCCGCACGGGAAATCCGCTGGGTGCGCTGATCTCCAGCCACGGGAGGGGCATCGATCCCTATCCCCTGATGGAGGAGATCAGGCGGCGGGGCCGGCTCGTCCGGACACCATTCGTGTGGGCCACCGTCGATCATGCGGTCAGCCGGGAGATCCTGCGTGACAAGCGCTTCGGTGTCACACCGCCCAGCGGTATGGAGATGCCGCGCCCACTCCGCATGCTGCTCGACCGGACCGATCCCCGCGTGGCCAACCCGGTCGAGCCGCCCGCGATGGTCATCGTCGACCCGCCCGACCACACGCGGTACCGGCAGTTGGTGGCGCAGAGCTTCACGCCGCGCGCCATCGACAAGCTCGACACCCGGGTCGCCGAGGTGACCGCCGAACTCATCGACCGACTGGAAAGTACGCCCCGGCCCGATCTGATCGCCGACTTCGCCGCGGCGCTTCCGGTCGCGATGATCGCCGAGATTCTCGGACTGCCCACGGAAACCCATGCGCAACTGCTGGATTGGGGTCACCACGGTGCACCGCTGCTGGACATCGGAATCCCGTGGCGGACATACCGGCGCGGCATCGAGGGGCTCCGCGGTCTCGACGGCTTCCTCGCCGCGCATTTCGCCCGGGTGCGCAGCGGCGGGGCCGACGACAATCCGTTCAGCCGGATGGCCGCCGACCACACGCTCACCGACCACGAGCTCACCGCCAATGCAGCGCTTCTCATCGGAGCGGGCTTCGAGACCACGGTCAACCTCATCGGCAACGGCATCGTCATGCTGCTGCGTCACCCAGACCAGCTAGCCCGGCTCCGGGACAACCCCGAGCTGTGGCCCGCCGCCGTCGACGAGATCCTGCGCATCGACAGCCCCGTGCAGATGACCGCGCGGACCGCGCAGTGCGATGTCGAGATCGCCGGGCAACAGCTCAGTGCCGGCAGTATGGTCGCGGTACTGCTCGGCGGCGCCAACCGCGACCCGCGGGTTTTTCCCGAGCCGACGCGGTTCGACATCACCCGTCCCAACGCGCGCGAGCATCTGGCGTTCGCGTCGGGCATCCACGTCTGTCTCGGCGCCGCGCTGGCGAGGATCGAGGGCGCGACGGCTCTGCGCGTGCTGTTCGAGGCCTACCCCGACTTGCAACTGACCGAGGCTCCACGCCCGCGTGGGCTGGTCAACCTGCACGGATACCTCAAGCTCCCGGCACATCTGGGGAGCCGGCGCACCGAGGCCGCCGGGCTGCTTTGCTGA
- a CDS encoding TetR/AcrR family transcriptional regulator — MTSTRTADFVRKLAEPDPTVLARVREPDEITTRILSATLEQAELVGIRRTTMEDVARRSGVGRATLYRRFPTKDVLIDALVLSEARRYLEGSAQARAHGDNLEDRLVYDTVFTVTFLRDHALLKKLLRTEPETILPSLTVDAGAIIDFATDYSVAELRTDLYGTKKTTPEQERHIRTVAELHTRLTLSFIVTPHTSIKLATLDDTREYVRTYLLPMMTAGPA; from the coding sequence GTGACATCGACGCGAACGGCGGACTTCGTGCGCAAGCTCGCCGAACCCGACCCGACCGTGCTGGCCCGGGTGCGTGAGCCCGACGAGATCACCACGCGGATCCTGAGCGCGACGCTCGAGCAGGCAGAGCTCGTCGGCATCCGGCGCACCACGATGGAAGATGTCGCACGACGCAGCGGCGTCGGCCGGGCCACGCTCTATCGGCGTTTTCCCACCAAGGACGTCCTCATCGATGCTCTCGTGCTCTCCGAAGCGCGGCGCTACCTCGAGGGGAGCGCACAGGCGCGCGCCCACGGCGACAACCTCGAGGATCGCCTGGTCTACGACACCGTTTTCACAGTGACGTTCCTGCGCGACCATGCTCTGCTCAAGAAGCTCCTGCGCACCGAACCGGAGACCATCCTGCCCAGCCTGACTGTCGACGCCGGCGCCATCATCGACTTCGCGACCGACTACTCGGTGGCCGAACTACGCACCGACCTCTACGGCACGAAGAAGACCACACCCGAACAGGAGCGGCACATCCGCACGGTCGCCGAGCTGCACACCCGGCTCACGTTGTCGTTCATCGTGACCCCCCACACGAGCATCAAACTCGCGACACTCGACGACACCCGCGAATATGTGCGCACCTACCTGCTGCCGATGATGACGGCGGGGCCCGCGTGA
- a CDS encoding magnesium transporter CorA family protein yields the protein MTQVRGRVWRDGQPDDSFTFESISDCLADKDALLWADIYDPDHETLRGLADELGLNIWAVEDSIAPMERTKASVYHTHTFFTVYAIDIRTPEDDMASTLIKHRISAFVLPRGLITVRLPSVDHAEDEFDVEEVSQRFDELGGQEYGVGALVHGLLDVVVDGHFEAVQDLDDAIEGLEDELFDDRGPRRGLQRRTFRLRKDLVELRRVVLPMREVVSTIQHRRLDAKISPELDPLYADLYDHVLRASEWTESLRDMVTTVFETNLSLQDARLNTVIKKLTGWAAIIAVPTAITGFYGQNVTYPGINTVVGFIASSALIVVLVVLLYVMFKRRDWL from the coding sequence GTGACGCAGGTGCGGGGCCGGGTGTGGCGGGATGGGCAGCCCGATGACAGCTTCACGTTCGAGTCGATCTCCGATTGTCTCGCCGACAAAGACGCGCTGTTGTGGGCCGACATCTACGACCCCGATCACGAGACGCTGCGCGGCCTGGCAGACGAACTCGGGCTCAACATCTGGGCGGTCGAGGATTCGATCGCCCCGATGGAGCGCACGAAAGCCTCGGTGTACCACACTCATACGTTTTTCACGGTGTACGCGATCGACATCAGGACGCCGGAAGACGACATGGCCTCGACTTTGATCAAGCACCGCATATCGGCCTTCGTTCTGCCGCGCGGCCTCATCACGGTCCGGCTGCCGTCGGTCGACCACGCGGAGGACGAGTTCGATGTCGAAGAGGTGTCGCAGCGCTTCGACGAGCTCGGCGGGCAGGAGTACGGTGTCGGCGCACTCGTGCACGGCCTGCTCGATGTGGTGGTCGACGGACATTTCGAGGCCGTGCAAGACCTCGACGACGCGATCGAGGGTCTCGAGGACGAGCTGTTCGACGACCGCGGGCCCCGACGTGGGCTGCAGCGGCGCACTTTCCGGTTACGCAAGGATCTCGTCGAGCTGCGGCGTGTGGTGCTTCCGATGCGCGAGGTGGTCAGCACCATCCAGCACCGCAGGCTCGACGCGAAGATCTCGCCCGAGCTCGATCCACTTTATGCCGATCTCTACGACCACGTGCTGCGGGCCTCGGAGTGGACCGAGTCGCTGCGCGACATGGTCACGACGGTGTTCGAGACCAACCTGTCGCTGCAGGACGCGCGGCTCAACACGGTCATAAAGAAGCTGACCGGCTGGGCCGCCATCATCGCGGTGCCGACCGCGATCACGGGTTTCTACGGCCAGAACGTCACCTACCCGGGCATCAACACGGTCGTCGGGTTCATCGCGAGCTCCGCGTTGATCGTGGTGCTCGTCGTCCTGCTGTACGTGATGTTCAAACGCCGCGACTGGCTGTGA
- a CDS encoding phosphotransferase family protein — MTPVGIDAAAVQRWLTDLGVEHEPPLRYQRIGLGQSNLTYRVTDARDRSWVLRRPPLGNLLASAHDVVREARIIAALADTDVPVPRILGVSTESISGVAVVLMEFVDGLVVDTMAAAEALTPQHRRKIAESMPSTLARIHAVDLERAGLADLASHKPYAQRQLKRWSAQWAQSKTRELPALDDLTRRLAAAIPEQREISLVHGDFHLRNLITAPDTGAVVATLDWELSTLGDPMADMGTLLTYWPEPGESTGADFAPSTLEGFPSRAEMADRYLDVTGRDPAALRYWHVLGMWKLAIIAEGVMRRARDEPENRAAAGTPTVERIDSIVDKACEIADAAGIPR, encoded by the coding sequence GTGACGCCGGTCGGCATCGACGCCGCAGCGGTGCAGCGCTGGCTCACCGACCTGGGCGTCGAACACGAACCCCCACTGCGGTATCAGCGGATCGGACTGGGACAGTCGAACCTCACCTACCGCGTCACCGATGCGCGTGACCGGTCCTGGGTCTTGCGCCGACCGCCGCTGGGGAACCTGCTGGCCTCGGCACACGACGTCGTGCGGGAGGCGCGAATCATCGCCGCGTTGGCCGACACCGACGTCCCGGTGCCCCGGATCCTCGGTGTCTCAACCGAATCGATCTCCGGTGTGGCGGTGGTGCTGATGGAGTTCGTCGACGGCCTGGTCGTCGACACCATGGCGGCCGCCGAGGCGCTGACCCCGCAGCACCGCCGCAAGATCGCCGAATCCATGCCGAGCACTTTGGCCAGGATCCATGCGGTGGACCTCGAACGGGCCGGGCTGGCAGATCTGGCCAGTCACAAGCCGTATGCCCAGCGTCAACTCAAACGCTGGTCGGCGCAATGGGCGCAGTCCAAGACCCGGGAGCTACCGGCACTGGACGACCTCACGCGTCGGCTCGCCGCGGCGATCCCCGAGCAACGCGAAATCAGCTTGGTGCACGGCGATTTTCATCTGCGGAACCTGATCACCGCCCCCGACACGGGTGCGGTGGTGGCCACGCTGGACTGGGAGCTGTCCACGTTGGGCGACCCGATGGCCGACATGGGTACGCTGCTCACCTATTGGCCCGAGCCCGGTGAATCCACCGGCGCGGACTTCGCACCGTCGACGCTGGAGGGGTTTCCCAGCCGCGCCGAGATGGCCGACCGCTACCTGGACGTGACCGGGCGTGACCCGGCCGCGCTGCGGTACTGGCATGTGCTCGGGATGTGGAAGCTCGCGATCATCGCCGAGGGCGTCATGCGGCGCGCCCGGGACGAGCCGGAGAACAGGGCCGCGGCGGGCACACCCACCGTGGAGCGGATCGACTCGATCGTCGACAAGGCCTGCGAAATCGCTGACGCCGCAGGTATTCCGCGGTGA
- a CDS encoding SDR family oxidoreductase — translation MTGLDLSGRTAIITGASRGIGLAAAQAIAAAGGNVVLTSRQQESADAAAVEVGGSALGVAAHAVDEDAAKRCIDLTLDRFGSVDILVNNAGTNPAFGPVIDQDHARFAKTLDVNLWAPILWTSLATRAWMGEHGGAVVNTASIGGFGFEANLGLYNASKAALIHLTKQLALELSPNVRVNAVAPGVVRTKLAEALWKEHENQLNSATALGRIGEPDDVGSAIAFLVSDAASWVTGETFVIDGGQRLGDVRQFR, via the coding sequence ATGACAGGGCTCGACCTCAGCGGGCGCACCGCGATAATCACCGGCGCCTCCCGCGGTATCGGTTTGGCTGCGGCGCAGGCGATTGCGGCGGCCGGTGGCAACGTGGTGCTGACCTCGCGGCAGCAGGAATCCGCCGATGCGGCGGCCGTCGAGGTCGGTGGCTCCGCGCTCGGTGTCGCTGCGCACGCCGTCGACGAGGACGCCGCGAAACGCTGCATCGACCTGACGCTGGACCGGTTCGGCAGCGTCGACATCCTGGTCAACAACGCGGGCACCAATCCGGCGTTCGGCCCCGTGATCGACCAGGATCACGCGCGATTCGCCAAGACCCTCGACGTCAACCTGTGGGCGCCGATCCTGTGGACCTCGCTGGCGACCCGCGCGTGGATGGGCGAACACGGCGGTGCGGTGGTCAACACCGCATCGATCGGCGGCTTCGGGTTCGAGGCCAACCTGGGGCTGTACAACGCCTCCAAGGCCGCGCTGATCCACCTCACCAAACAGCTGGCGCTGGAACTGTCACCGAACGTGCGGGTCAATGCCGTGGCGCCCGGGGTGGTGCGCACAAAGCTCGCCGAAGCATTGTGGAAAGAGCATGAGAACCAACTGAATTCGGCGACAGCGCTGGGCCGGATCGGTGAGCCCGACGACGTCGGTTCTGCCATCGCTTTCTTGGTTTCCGATGCGGCGAGCTGGGTGACGGGGGAGACGTTCGTGATCGACGGCGGGCAACGCCTGGGCGATGTTCGGCAGTTCCGGTGA